From Kitasatospora sp. MAP12-44:
ACCCAGCCGTTCCTGGAGGCGCTCAAGCGCGTCTCGCTGGTCGCCGAGCGCAACACCCCGGTCCGGCTCAACTTCGAGCAGGGCGTACTGACCCTGGAGGCCGGCTCGGGCGACGACGCCCAGGCCACCGAGCGGATCGACGCGGACCTGGAGGGCGACGACATCTCGATCGCCTTCAACCCGGGCTACCTGGAGGAGGGCCTGAAGGCCATCGACTCCGCCTACGCCCAGCTGGCCTTCACCACCTCCACCAAGCCGGCCCTGCTCAGCGGCAAGGCCGCGGTGGACGCCGAGGCGGACGAGGCCTACCAGTACCTGATCATGCCGGTGCGCCTGTCCGGCTGAGCCACCGTCGACCGCGGGGTGTCCACAGGCCGGCAACGGCCTGTGGACACCCCGCGGCGTAGGCTGCTGGCGCGCGGCAACGGCGCCGCCGTCAAGCACGACACCACCAGGTAAGGACTTGTCATGGAGCTCGGCCTCATCGGTCTCGGCAAGATGGGCGGCAACATGCGCGAGCGCATCCGCCGCGCCGGCCACACCGTCATCGGCTACGACCGCAACCCGGATCTTGCCGACGTCGCGAGCCTGCAGGAGCTGGTGACCAAGCTTCAGGGCCCCCGCGTGATCTGGGTGATGGTCCCGGCCGGAGCGCCGACCCAGGCCACCGTGGAGGAGCTGGCGGAGCTGCTCGCGCCCGGTGACGTGGTGGTCGACGGCGGCAACTCCCGCTGGACGGACGACATCAAGCACGCCGAGCTGCTGGCCGCCAAGGGCATCGGCTTCGTCGACTGCGGTGTCTCCGGCGGCGTCTGGGGCCTGGAGAACGGCTACGCGCTGATGTACGGCGGCGAGGCCGCCGACGTCGCCAAGGTGCTCCCGGTCTTCGACGCACTCAAGCCCGAGGGCGACTTCGGCTCGGTGCACGCGGGCAAGGTCGGCGCCGGCCACTTCGCCAAGATGGTCCACAACGGCATCGAGTACGCGATGATGCAGGCCTTCGCCGAGGGCTGGGAGCTGCTGGAGGCGGCCCCCGAGGTCACCGACGTGCGCGAGGTCTTCCGCAGCTGGCAGGAGGGCACGGTGATCCGCTCCTGGCTGCTCGACCTGGCCGTCCGGGCGCTGGACGACGACGAGCACCTGGCCCGGCTCAAGGGCTGGGCCGCCGACTCGGGCGAGGGCCGCTGGACGGTGGAGGCCGCGATCGACCACGCGGTGCCGCTGCCCGCCATCACCGCCTCGCTCTTCGCGCGGTTCGCCTCGCGGCAGGACGACTCCCCCCAGATGAAGATGATCGCCGCGCTGCGCAACCAGTTCGGCGGCCACGCGGTCGAGTCCAAGTAACGAGCCCCGCAGAAGGCGAGCGCAGTCCACCCCCATGCATGTCGCGCATCTGTCGCTCGCCGACTTCCGCTCGTACGCCCGGGTCGAGGTGCCCCTCGATCCGGGCGTCTCGGCGTT
This genomic window contains:
- the gnd gene encoding phosphogluconate dehydrogenase (NAD(+)-dependent, decarboxylating); this encodes MELGLIGLGKMGGNMRERIRRAGHTVIGYDRNPDLADVASLQELVTKLQGPRVIWVMVPAGAPTQATVEELAELLAPGDVVVDGGNSRWTDDIKHAELLAAKGIGFVDCGVSGGVWGLENGYALMYGGEAADVAKVLPVFDALKPEGDFGSVHAGKVGAGHFAKMVHNGIEYAMMQAFAEGWELLEAAPEVTDVREVFRSWQEGTVIRSWLLDLAVRALDDDEHLARLKGWAADSGEGRWTVEAAIDHAVPLPAITASLFARFASRQDDSPQMKMIAALRNQFGGHAVESK